In Ornithodoros turicata isolate Travis chromosome 1, ASM3712646v1, whole genome shotgun sequence, the DNA window GACTCTATTGATGCTGTCACATGTCACGCATGACCTTATAACACAAAGCCACAAATTATCTTTCTCATTAACGTGCCAAGTAAGCTCACTACAAATCTACAAGAGCtacacaaacgcatttgctCATCTTTATGTTGGTGAAGTGCGGGAACGTTGATAGTAGTCAGGTAATGACGCAATTTCGTTACAAACACCTTACACACTGTTGAGGCACTTTATGTTGCGTGGGGAGCTCATGTTTTGTAGAACGCTGCCTCTGGAAAGGAAAAGCGAGTATTTTTATACACACTCAAAGCACACGGCTTATATATATTCTGTACGAAGTACAGTGAAACATAGGTTTTGTCATTCATTGTAAAACCTTTCGTACACGCTTGATAATCATGCTGATCAGAGGTTTTATATATACCTAGTCTTCCGAGCCGCTGTACAACAATTGTATTTTTTTCTGTggggaagaagaagacgaagacgtAGGAAGAAGACAGACCACGTACCATGGAATTACCAGCGCAGCATATTCTTCCGATGTTTCGCGAAAACATGTTTTTTGCATGCACCGGCattctgctatttttcactgaCAGCATCGAGGCGCTTGCAAATGGGAGATGTAGCGCCGAGGACGATACAGCTCACGCAACGTTTTCCAGCTTGAACGAGTACAAAGACTTCTTCGATGATGGTGATCAAGCAAACTACACCTGCCAACCCGGACACAGAACGAACAAGGTACCGAGGTACAGAGAAGCTGTCTGCCGAAACGGTGTGTGGATATATGGAGCGGGCAACGACAATCTACAGTGTCGTCCACTCAACTGTGGCTACCCTGGCAACATCAACCATGGCACCGTCATCGAATCCGTGTTCACTTTCCCGAACTCAGTAACGTTTAAATGCGATCGAGGCTACCGTATTGAGAAGAATGTAAAAATGTATTGCCAGTCAGACGGAAAGTGGTCGCCGCCGGAACTGCCGAACTGCGCACGGATCCAATGTGTGCAGCTCACCGCACCAGCGAACAGTAAGATTGAGACAATCGATAGGGACTTTGGGGGAGTAGTGCGTTACACCTGCAACCCGGGCTTCAGTGCTGTCGGCAACGTTGAACGTCACTGCGAAGGTCAGGGTACATGGAGCGGAACTGAGCCCACGTGTGAGGAAGTCAAGTGTCCTCCGCCACTGGCCCCCAACCATGGT includes these proteins:
- the LOC135387281 gene encoding sushi, von Willebrand factor type A, EGF and pentraxin domain-containing protein 1-like; protein product: MFFACTGILLFFTDSIEALANGRCSAEDDTAHATFSSLNEYKDFFDDGDQANYTCQPGHRTNKVPRYREAVCRNGVWIYGAGNDNLQCRPLNCGYPGNINHGTVIESVFTFPNSVTFKCDRGYRIEKNVKMYCQSDGKWSPPELPNCARIQCVQLTAPANSKIETIDRDFGGVVRYTCNPGFSAVGNVERHCEGQGTWSGTEPTCEEVKCPPPLAPNHGTFSGTDTRVGSKVTYTCDADGSTQTVVCLIEGFWSQDPIACPAPITQGPSRTESTTKTTSAQPTSAATKGEGPHPVESTTGTDSETEKQSSSNWGVVLVLIVTVTLVVTGAILFIYYWFSGAEIPGMSVNRQGLLTPSHNE